Proteins encoded by one window of Dryocola sp. LX212:
- a CDS encoding 2-hydroxyacid dehydrogenase — translation MKLAVYSTKQYDKKYLQNVNQEYGFDLEFYDFLLTEKTAKTAHGCDGVCIFVNDDGSRPVLEELKKQGVRFIALRCAGFNNVDLDAAKELGLPVVRVPAYSPEAVAEHAIGMMMCLNRRIHRAYQRTRDANFSLEGLTGFTMYGKTAGVIGTGKIGVATLRILKGFGMRLLAFDPYPSAAALEMGVEYVDLPTLFAQSEVISLHCPLTPENYHLLNRSAFDQMKDGVMVINTSRGGLIDSQAAIEALKTQKIGALGMDVYENERDLFFEDKSNDVIQDDVFRRLSACHNVLFTGHQAFLTAEALTSISETTLENLRQLVNGEPCVNQVN, via the coding sequence ATGAAACTGGCCGTGTATAGCACAAAACAGTATGACAAGAAGTATCTGCAGAATGTTAACCAGGAGTATGGCTTCGACCTTGAATTTTATGACTTCCTGCTAACTGAGAAAACCGCCAAAACGGCCCACGGCTGCGACGGCGTCTGCATCTTTGTCAATGACGACGGCAGCCGCCCCGTGCTTGAAGAGCTGAAGAAGCAGGGGGTAAGGTTTATCGCCCTGCGCTGCGCGGGCTTCAATAACGTGGATCTGGACGCGGCCAAAGAGCTGGGTCTGCCGGTGGTTCGCGTTCCTGCATATTCCCCTGAGGCCGTGGCCGAGCACGCTATAGGCATGATGATGTGTCTGAACCGTCGTATTCACCGTGCCTATCAGCGTACCCGTGACGCCAACTTCTCCCTCGAAGGGTTGACCGGCTTCACCATGTATGGCAAAACGGCGGGCGTCATCGGCACCGGGAAAATCGGCGTGGCGACGCTGCGCATCCTCAAAGGCTTCGGCATGCGCCTGCTGGCCTTCGACCCGTACCCAAGCGCGGCGGCGCTGGAGATGGGCGTGGAGTATGTCGACCTGCCGACGCTTTTCGCCCAGTCGGAGGTTATCTCACTGCACTGCCCGCTGACGCCGGAAAACTACCATCTGCTGAACCGCAGCGCGTTCGACCAGATGAAGGACGGCGTGATGGTGATTAATACCAGCCGCGGCGGCCTGATTGACTCCCAGGCGGCGATTGAAGCGCTGAAAACCCAGAAGATTGGCGCGCTGGGCATGGACGTGTACGAGAACGAGCGCGACCTGTTCTTTGAAGATAAGTCCAATGACGTGATCCAGGATGACGTTTTTCGCCGCCTGTCCGCCTGCCACAACGTGCTGTTCACCGGGCATCAGGCCTTCCTGACCGCCGAGGCGTTAACAAGCATCTCCGAGACCACGCTGGAGAACCTGCGTCAGCTTGTGAACGGTGAACCTTGCGTTAACCAGGTAAACTGA
- a CDS encoding YdbH family protein yields MKGKYKAIIALILILILLPLALLQTVASWLPTLAGVWLPQGTRIALEKSPRLSRGAVIIPDLRYLAEDCELASLKDATLSHPSRWRLHVNELNINPDCISKIPGDNSDPAAPRTLAEWQSLLPRTLLTIDKVNVAPWQQFAGGLRVSLTPTQQEVHYSGPLLTVDAKLKGQSLELEQFKVRAFEGMQPVELVGKFTLPLVPNGLPEQGYVTSTLRIPQEPELIHAVLDWHEEQGSLTLRKSHDSEPLARLPWTISSSMFEINGGQWQWPYEGVPLRGGIALRIDDWQQGLGGATFSGRMNVVTQGLAGKANAVLNIGPGKLSLTNSALPLQLTGEAKQDAMVFYAVLPGELSGALTHPQLLFRPGALLRSRGRVIDSLDIDEIRWPLAGVRLTAQGVDGRLQAIIRAHENEMGSVVLHLDGKADNFLPDAGLWQWHYWGSGGFKPMNARWDVSGKGEWRNSNIELTSLSTGFDKLQYGTMQMNTPRLVLEKPVRWARDKAHPSFTGALSLDAGSTTFTGGSTLPASTLKFSVDGEDPTSFQFKGDLHAGAIGPVRVIGRWDGERLRGNAWWPEQALMVFQPLVPPDWKLELKEGSLYAQVAFSAASGQGFEAGGHGVVKKGSVWLPDNQINGVDFVMPFRFSDATWHLGTRGPVTLRIGEVKNQVIAQNITADLEGWYPWSEDRPLALSDVSVDILGGKILMQQLRMPQRDAALLRLQNISSSQLVSAVNPKQFTLSGPISGALPLWLNHPQWIIKDGWLTNPGALTFRMDKDMADAIVANNMAAGAAINWLRYMEISRSWTRINLDNLGEVTMSASVTGISHVEDKKNTVHLNYTHQENLFTLWRSLRFGDNLQTWLEENAAIPRARCQKPGEACEDTQ; encoded by the coding sequence ATGAAGGGTAAATATAAAGCCATAATTGCGCTGATATTGATACTCATTTTGCTGCCGCTGGCGCTGCTGCAGACCGTCGCCAGCTGGCTGCCGACCCTGGCAGGTGTCTGGCTCCCGCAGGGAACGCGCATCGCGCTGGAAAAAAGCCCCCGGCTGAGCCGCGGCGCAGTTATTATTCCCGATCTTCGTTACCTTGCCGAAGACTGCGAACTGGCGAGCCTAAAAGATGCCACCCTAAGCCATCCTTCCCGCTGGCGGCTGCACGTCAATGAACTGAATATTAATCCTGACTGTATCAGTAAAATCCCCGGGGACAATTCTGACCCGGCAGCGCCGCGTACGCTCGCCGAGTGGCAGTCATTGCTGCCCCGGACGCTGCTGACCATTGATAAAGTGAATGTGGCGCCCTGGCAGCAGTTCGCAGGCGGCTTACGCGTTTCGCTGACGCCCACGCAACAGGAGGTGCATTACTCTGGCCCGCTGCTCACCGTGGACGCAAAGTTAAAAGGGCAATCCCTGGAGCTGGAGCAGTTCAAAGTGCGTGCCTTTGAGGGGATGCAACCTGTAGAGCTGGTGGGCAAATTCACCCTGCCGCTTGTGCCGAATGGCTTACCGGAGCAGGGCTATGTGACCTCCACGCTGCGCATCCCGCAGGAGCCCGAGCTAATTCATGCCGTGCTCGACTGGCACGAGGAGCAAGGATCGCTGACCCTGCGTAAGTCACACGACAGCGAACCGCTGGCCAGATTACCCTGGACCATCAGCAGCAGCATGTTTGAGATCAACGGCGGCCAGTGGCAGTGGCCCTATGAGGGCGTTCCGCTGCGCGGCGGCATCGCGCTGCGGATCGATGACTGGCAGCAAGGGCTGGGCGGTGCCACCTTCAGCGGGCGCATGAACGTGGTCACGCAGGGCCTGGCAGGCAAAGCGAATGCGGTACTGAACATCGGCCCGGGCAAACTCAGCCTGACTAACAGTGCGCTGCCGTTGCAGCTGACCGGCGAGGCGAAACAGGATGCGATGGTCTTCTACGCCGTGCTGCCAGGTGAGCTAAGCGGCGCGCTGACCCACCCGCAGTTGCTGTTCAGGCCAGGTGCGCTGCTGCGTTCACGTGGCCGGGTCATCGACTCGCTGGATATTGACGAAATTCGCTGGCCGCTGGCCGGGGTGCGACTCACCGCGCAGGGCGTGGACGGGCGATTGCAGGCGATTATCCGCGCGCATGAAAATGAAATGGGCAGCGTCGTACTCCACCTGGACGGTAAAGCGGACAATTTCCTGCCGGACGCAGGGCTGTGGCAATGGCACTACTGGGGCAGCGGGGGCTTTAAGCCCATGAACGCCCGCTGGGACGTGAGCGGCAAAGGGGAGTGGCGCAACAGCAATATTGAACTGACTTCGCTGTCGACCGGGTTCGACAAGCTGCAATACGGCACCATGCAGATGAACACTCCGCGTCTGGTGCTTGAGAAACCCGTTCGCTGGGCGCGTGATAAAGCCCATCCATCGTTCACCGGGGCGCTTTCCCTTGATGCCGGAAGCACAACGTTCACCGGTGGCAGCACGCTCCCCGCATCCACGCTGAAATTTAGCGTGGACGGCGAGGATCCCACTTCGTTCCAGTTTAAAGGCGATCTTCACGCGGGGGCTATTGGCCCTGTACGGGTTATTGGCCGCTGGGACGGCGAGCGCCTGCGCGGTAACGCATGGTGGCCCGAGCAGGCGCTGATGGTTTTTCAGCCGCTTGTTCCGCCGGACTGGAAACTGGAACTGAAGGAGGGCAGCCTTTATGCCCAGGTCGCGTTCTCGGCGGCCAGCGGGCAGGGCTTTGAGGCCGGGGGCCACGGCGTGGTGAAAAAGGGCAGCGTCTGGCTGCCGGACAACCAAATCAACGGCGTTGATTTTGTCATGCCGTTCCGCTTCAGCGACGCAACCTGGCATCTGGGTACCCGTGGTCCGGTGACGCTGCGCATTGGTGAGGTTAAAAACCAGGTCATCGCGCAGAATATTACTGCCGATCTCGAAGGCTGGTATCCGTGGAGCGAGGACAGGCCGCTGGCGCTAAGCGACGTCAGCGTTGACATTCTTGGCGGCAAAATCCTTATGCAGCAGCTGCGCATGCCACAGCGCGATGCGGCGCTGCTGCGCTTACAAAATATCTCGTCAAGCCAGCTGGTGTCCGCCGTCAATCCTAAGCAGTTCACCCTGTCTGGGCCAATAAGCGGCGCGCTGCCGCTGTGGCTGAACCATCCGCAGTGGATAATCAAAGACGGCTGGCTGACCAATCCCGGCGCGCTGACCTTCCGCATGGACAAAGACATGGCGGACGCCATCGTTGCCAACAATATGGCGGCGGGAGCGGCAATAAACTGGCTGAGGTATATGGAGATTTCGCGCTCGTGGACCAGAATCAACTTAGACAACCTGGGCGAGGTGACGATGAGCGCAAGCGTTACCGGTATCAGCCACGTTGAGGACAAGAAAAATACCGTGCATCTCAACTATACCCATCAGGAAAATCTTTTTACGCTCTGGCGCAGCCTGCGCTTCGGCGACAATTTACAAACCTGGCTGGAAGAGAACGCCGCGATCCCGCGGGCGCGCTGCCAGAAACCCGGTGAAGCATGTGAGGATACACAATGA
- the hslJ gene encoding heat shock protein HslJ has translation MKKLASLLLATMVLAGCAQSGDKGTVTAQDLQHHRYVLQSVDGKPLTGIKRMPELSFGENMHIYGAMCNRFMGQATLEDNILSSKGLGMTMMMCVEPQLNQLDHMLNDMLTSGAKVDLAKQQLTLKTSQHTLVYKLADLVN, from the coding sequence ATGAAAAAATTAGCTTCACTGCTGCTGGCCACGATGGTGCTGGCGGGCTGTGCGCAGTCCGGTGATAAAGGAACGGTCACCGCCCAGGATCTTCAGCATCACCGCTACGTGTTGCAAAGCGTGGACGGCAAGCCGCTGACCGGCATCAAGCGTATGCCGGAGCTGAGCTTCGGTGAAAATATGCATATCTACGGCGCGATGTGTAACCGCTTTATGGGGCAGGCAACGCTTGAGGACAATATTTTGTCTTCAAAAGGCCTGGGTATGACCATGATGATGTGCGTGGAGCCGCAGCTCAACCAGCTGGACCACATGCTTAACGACATGCTGACCAGCGGCGCGAAGGTAGATTTAGCGAAACAGCAGCTGACGCTGAAAACCAGCCAGCACACCTTAGTGTATAAGCTGGCCGATCTGGTCAACTAA
- a CDS encoding DUF333 domain-containing protein, translating to MRAAFLAGCAALVLSTSLLTACSSEPPQQATAAHVPPGMRAAMSGQSEANCAMIGGTLSVARQLDGSSVGMCAMPNGKRCSENALAAGTCGSY from the coding sequence ATGCGCGCTGCGTTTTTAGCCGGCTGTGCCGCACTGGTGTTATCCACATCGCTGTTAACGGCATGTAGTAGTGAACCACCGCAACAGGCGACGGCTGCCCACGTTCCTCCGGGAATGAGAGCGGCGATGTCAGGTCAAAGTGAGGCGAATTGCGCAATGATTGGCGGGACGCTGAGCGTTGCTCGTCAGCTGGACGGATCGTCTGTCGGCATGTGCGCGATGCCCAACGGCAAACGCTGTAGTGAGAACGCGCTTGCCGCCGGAACCTGTGGGTCTTACTAG